A section of the Macaca thibetana thibetana isolate TM-01 chromosome 10, ASM2454274v1, whole genome shotgun sequence genome encodes:
- the LOC126929280 gene encoding cyclin-dependent kinase 2-associated protein 2-like: MFYKSITPAPSSTPGSSTPGPGTPVPTGSVLSPSGSVPGAAVPFRPLFNDFGPPSMGCVQAMKPPGAQGCQSTHTELLSVTGEMGKGIRTTFAGSKSTTERLKRGIIHP, translated from the coding sequence ATGTTCTACAAATCCATCACGCCTGCCCCCAGCAGCACCCCCGGCTCCAGCACCCCTGGGCCGGGCACCCCGGTCCCTACAGGAAGCGTCCTGTCGCCGTCGGGTTCAGTGCCAGGAGCCGCTGTCCCTTTCAGACCGCTGTTTAACGACTTTGGACCGCCTTCCATGGGCTGCGTGCAGGCCATGAAACCACCTGGCGCCCAGGGCTGCCAGAGCACCCACACGGAACTGCTGTCGGTCACAGGGGAGATGGGCAAAGGGATCCGGACCACCTTCGCTGGCAGCAAGAGCACCACGGAGCGCCTGAAGAGAGGGATCATCCATCCCTAG